The following coding sequences are from one Vibrio syngnathi window:
- the menD gene encoding 2-succinyl-5-enolpyruvyl-6-hydroxy-3-cyclohexene-1-carboxylic-acid synthase: MNHDQAVLNRVWCNTLLEELTRSGVEHVCVAPGSRSTPLTLEAEANPKLTLHTHFDERGLGFLALGLAKASDKPVAVIVTSGTAVANLLPATAESGLTREKLILLTSDRPIDLVGCGANQAIQQQGIFSSHVESALNLPSPTTQISLNWLLTSVDNALVKQRNVGGAIHINCPFPEPLYSANSAEMYAEYTSSISGWKSGTGCYCQTFLPNQVNTQLIAPGEYLGRKGVVILGSIDIEQAKKAQQFATALGWPVFCDPQSGVTSDWKHYDLWMQSDVAKEQLNQCDFILQFGERIVSKRLNQWIKSQAASFNCTQYVVVSPDAHRINQDHLPQTHIVANIESWITEQHQPILLGKHSGWATPLIEVANTVQQLALAQISNNDQLTELSVAVDLSTRLKDRELFVGNSLMVRLVDMLSSISANQVYSNRGASGIDGLVATAAGVMKANQNPLMMLIGDTSLLYDLNSLALLTHNLTPMVIVVTNNDGGAIFDLLPVPEQQKQSLYQMPHGFSFEHAAAQFQLGYAAPETLNGYQTIVEQHFEQGQGTLLVEVKTPPEQASTLLKQFSSMLTEALA, from the coding sequence ATGAATCACGACCAAGCCGTATTGAATAGAGTTTGGTGTAACACGTTACTTGAAGAGTTAACACGCAGTGGTGTTGAGCATGTTTGTGTTGCGCCGGGCTCTCGCTCGACACCGTTAACTCTCGAAGCGGAAGCTAATCCCAAGTTAACCTTACACACGCACTTTGATGAGCGTGGTCTTGGATTCTTAGCTTTAGGTTTAGCTAAAGCCAGTGATAAGCCAGTTGCCGTGATTGTTACCTCTGGTACTGCTGTCGCTAACCTTCTTCCTGCGACCGCTGAATCGGGTTTGACACGAGAGAAGTTGATTCTACTGACTTCTGATCGACCCATCGACTTGGTTGGCTGTGGGGCCAATCAAGCGATTCAGCAACAGGGTATTTTTTCTTCCCATGTTGAAAGTGCTTTAAATCTACCCAGTCCAACCACACAGATTTCATTGAATTGGCTTCTGACATCCGTTGATAACGCGCTGGTAAAACAACGCAATGTTGGTGGTGCGATTCATATCAACTGTCCGTTCCCTGAGCCTCTATATTCTGCGAATAGCGCGGAAATGTATGCGGAATACACATCCAGTATCTCTGGGTGGAAGTCGGGAACAGGTTGTTACTGCCAAACGTTTTTACCTAATCAAGTGAATACACAACTGATTGCTCCAGGTGAGTATCTTGGACGTAAGGGTGTGGTTATTCTCGGTTCGATCGATATTGAACAGGCGAAAAAAGCTCAGCAGTTTGCTACGGCATTAGGCTGGCCAGTTTTTTGCGATCCTCAATCAGGTGTCACAAGTGATTGGAAGCATTATGATCTATGGATGCAGAGTGACGTAGCGAAAGAACAACTCAACCAGTGTGATTTCATTCTTCAGTTTGGTGAGCGCATTGTTTCTAAGCGATTAAACCAATGGATAAAGTCACAAGCGGCTTCGTTCAATTGCACGCAATATGTTGTGGTTTCACCTGATGCGCACCGTATAAACCAAGATCATCTGCCGCAAACTCATATTGTTGCCAATATCGAGTCATGGATCACCGAGCAACACCAGCCAATTTTGTTAGGCAAACATTCTGGTTGGGCGACGCCTTTAATCGAGGTCGCAAATACTGTTCAGCAGCTCGCCCTCGCGCAAATATCCAATAATGACCAACTGACGGAACTAAGTGTTGCCGTTGATTTGTCGACTAGACTTAAAGACAGAGAGTTGTTTGTGGGAAACAGCTTGATGGTAAGGCTGGTGGATATGTTGTCATCAATATCTGCGAATCAAGTTTACAGTAATCGTGGTGCATCGGGCATTGATGGCTTGGTGGCGACGGCTGCGGGCGTGATGAAAGCCAACCAGAATCCTTTGATGATGTTAATCGGTGATACTTCTCTACTGTACGACCTCAACTCGCTGGCTCTGCTGACTCATAATTTAACGCCAATGGTTATTGTTGTGACTAACAACGACGGTGGGGCGATCTTTGATTTGTTGCCGGTTCCTGAACAACAAAAACAGTCACTTTATCAAATGCCTCATGGTTTCAGCTTTGAACATGCTGCAGCGCAATTCCAGCTGGGATACGCTGCGCCAGAAACCTTGAACGGCTACCAAACCATTGTCGAACAACATTTCGAACAGGGTCAGGGTACCTTGCTCGTGGAAGTTAAGACGCCTCCCGAACAAGCGTCGACTCTGCTAAAACAATTCAGTTCAATGCTCACCGAGGCATTAGCCTAA
- the menB gene encoding 1,4-dihydroxy-2-naphthoyl-CoA synthase: protein MAKTVGITEEELYAAVNWRDESSQFEDIQYHKSDDGIAKITIARPQVHNAFRPQTVKEMINALADARYDEKVGVIILTGLGEKAFCSGGDQSIRGDYGGYQDDSGTHHLNVLDFQRQIRTCPKPVIAAVSGWAVGGGHVLHMMADLTIAAENAQFGQTGPKVGSFDGGWGASYMARIVGQKKAREIWFLCRFYDAQEALDMGLVNTVVPVADLEKETVRWCREVLQHSPMALRCLKAALNADCDGQAGLQELAGNATMMFYMTEEGQEGRNAFNEKRRPDFDKFPRNP, encoded by the coding sequence ATGGCTAAAACAGTAGGCATCACAGAAGAAGAACTTTACGCAGCCGTTAACTGGCGCGATGAAAGCAGTCAATTTGAAGATATTCAATACCATAAGTCTGACGATGGTATTGCGAAAATCACGATTGCGCGTCCTCAAGTGCACAATGCGTTCCGTCCACAAACCGTAAAAGAGATGATCAATGCACTGGCTGACGCTCGTTACGACGAGAAAGTAGGCGTGATCATTTTGACGGGGCTTGGTGAGAAGGCGTTCTGTTCTGGTGGTGACCAAAGTATCCGTGGTGACTACGGCGGCTATCAAGATGATTCAGGTACTCACCACTTGAACGTACTTGATTTCCAACGCCAAATTCGTACTTGTCCAAAACCAGTTATCGCAGCGGTATCTGGCTGGGCAGTGGGTGGCGGTCATGTACTTCACATGATGGCAGACCTGACTATTGCCGCTGAAAACGCGCAGTTCGGTCAGACGGGTCCTAAAGTGGGTTCATTCGATGGCGGTTGGGGTGCTTCTTACATGGCTCGTATCGTTGGTCAAAAGAAAGCGCGTGAAATTTGGTTCCTGTGTCGTTTCTACGATGCACAAGAAGCATTGGACATGGGTCTAGTAAACACAGTCGTGCCTGTTGCTGACCTAGAAAAAGAAACGGTTCGTTGGTGTCGTGAAGTTCTTCAACACAGCCCAATGGCGCTGCGTTGCTTGAAAGCCGCACTAAACGCAGACTGTGACGGCCAAGCTGGTCTTCAAGAGTTGGCGGGTAATGCAACCATGATGTTCTACATGACAGAGGAAGGCCAAGAAGGCCGCAACGCATTCAACGAGAAACGTCGACCGGACTTCGACAAGTTCCCGCGTAACCCATAG
- a CDS encoding tRNA-uridine aminocarboxypropyltransferase, translating to MSRYCPQCSKALKACICQWVTPLESNVELIILQHPSEEHRPMGTARILSLSLNNSVTLVGEDFSDNDQLNALLADEQYQHVILYPSENSVSVESATCPSKKLRVILLDGTWKKAFKMWQVSSNLHALNTVHLPKDLKGNYRIRKAPSENSLSTVEAGYHLLSLLDSDGDFSPLLTAFDRMIQFQINQMPPGVFEKNYLD from the coding sequence ATGTCTCGTTATTGCCCCCAATGCAGCAAGGCTTTGAAAGCTTGTATTTGTCAGTGGGTTACACCACTCGAATCGAATGTTGAGCTTATCATTCTTCAGCATCCATCAGAAGAGCATCGCCCGATGGGAACTGCGCGTATCCTCTCGTTATCTCTAAATAACAGCGTGACGCTTGTCGGTGAAGATTTTTCAGACAACGATCAATTGAACGCATTGCTGGCCGATGAACAGTATCAACATGTGATTTTATACCCAAGTGAAAACTCTGTTTCCGTTGAGTCGGCAACATGTCCAAGTAAGAAGTTGCGTGTAATTTTATTGGATGGGACGTGGAAGAAAGCATTCAAGATGTGGCAAGTATCGAGTAACTTGCATGCGTTGAACACGGTTCACTTGCCGAAAGATCTCAAGGGTAATTACCGAATTCGCAAAGCACCTAGTGAAAATAGCCTTTCTACCGTTGAAGCTGGCTATCATTTGCTTAGCTTGTTAGATAGTGATGGCGACTTTAGCCCTTTGCTAACGGCATTTGACCGAATGATTCAGTTTCAAATCAATCAAATGCCGCCGGGCGTGTTTGAGAAAAACTACTTAGATTAA
- a CDS encoding ComEA family DNA-binding protein yields the protein MRTIYSTLLLSFLMTLSSPALSDSPTKAELYDGIEITVNINTATAEELSALLVGVGDKKAQEIVDYRDKNGVFMTADDLVSVKGIGEATVKKNRERIQL from the coding sequence ATGCGCACGATATATTCAACACTACTTCTTTCATTTCTGATGACCCTGAGCTCCCCTGCGCTTTCTGATAGCCCAACTAAAGCTGAGCTTTACGATGGCATTGAGATTACGGTCAACATCAATACCGCGACAGCAGAAGAGCTGTCAGCACTATTGGTTGGTGTGGGGGATAAGAAAGCCCAAGAGATCGTCGATTACAGAGATAAAAACGGTGTATTTATGACTGCTGATGATTTGGTGAGTGTCAAAGGGATAGGTGAAGCCACGGTTAAAAAGAACCGCGAAAGAATTCAGCTTTGA
- the menH gene encoding 2-succinyl-6-hydroxy-2,4-cyclohexadiene-1-carboxylate synthase, with product MLYSNYYPAVQKSSDKPLLVFLHGLLGSGDDWSACHPFLEDFPRLCIDLPGHGQSRFTDPVGFDHCCNKIVQCITSQLALNNLPDNYPIVMIGYSMGGRLAMYGVTSPCFETLNLEKVIIEGGNFGLECDEERAQRLVHDTQWAVRFAQQSIEDVLDDWYQQSIFSSLNHEQRQTLVIKRSGNLGVSVANMLLSTSLAKQPDLRATLKSHEHLLHYVCGEKDRKFMELAENSGFEYSQVDHAGHNVHFEQPELFSNLIIQCIASRR from the coding sequence ATGCTTTACTCCAATTATTACCCAGCGGTACAAAAATCTTCTGACAAACCTTTGCTTGTTTTTTTACATGGTTTACTCGGAAGCGGGGATGATTGGAGTGCATGTCATCCATTCCTCGAGGATTTTCCTCGTCTTTGCATAGATTTGCCCGGACACGGACAAAGCCGCTTTACTGATCCGGTAGGCTTTGACCATTGCTGCAATAAAATTGTCCAGTGCATCACATCTCAACTGGCGCTCAACAACCTTCCTGATAATTATCCTATCGTGATGATCGGCTACTCTATGGGGGGGAGGCTTGCTATGTATGGGGTGACAAGCCCTTGCTTCGAGACGCTTAACCTAGAGAAAGTCATCATTGAAGGTGGTAACTTTGGTTTGGAGTGCGATGAAGAGAGAGCACAAAGGTTAGTACATGATACGCAGTGGGCAGTTCGCTTTGCACAGCAGTCGATTGAAGATGTTTTAGACGATTGGTATCAACAAAGCATCTTTTCTTCACTAAATCATGAGCAAAGACAAACTTTGGTCATAAAGCGTAGTGGTAACCTTGGAGTATCCGTAGCAAATATGTTGTTATCTACATCGTTAGCTAAGCAACCAGATTTACGTGCCACATTGAAATCTCATGAGCATTTATTGCATTATGTATGTGGAGAAAAAGATCGTAAATTCATGGAGCTAGCTGAAAATAGTGGTTTTGAATATAGTCAGGTCGATCACGCTGGTCATAATGTTCATTTCGAGCAACCAGAGCTGTTTTCCAACCTGATAATTCAATGTATCGCCAGTCGTCGTTAA
- a CDS encoding anti-phage deoxyguanosine triphosphatase: MTSLLEPPFELEQEWQHRNDDEHKIRRDDHRSPYQRDRARVLHSAAFRRLQAKTQVHGTTVNDFHRTRLTHSLEAAQLGTGIVAQLKKKQPEFRDLLPSDSLIDSLCLAHDIGHPPYGHGGEVALNYMMRDHGGFEGNAQTFRIVTQLEPYTEHHGMNLSRRTLLGLIKYPSLLSEVQAKTQSQPVKHQRQLRARDWMPAKGIYDHDEELFNWVLEPLSSNDQQLLKQKRKSHTEPLEHNKTKYKSLDCSIMELADDIAYGVHDLEDAIVLGSVTKAQWVDSAYPQLREMADPWICEHLDSITEMLFSGEQYRRKDAIGGIVNALLTSISIKRVDASFENVLLAYNAVLEPSMDATLDKLKHFVSEFVIQVPQVQVIEYKGQQIIMDMFEAFSADPERLLPLPIKKQWQQHHDESKKMRVIADYISSMTDDLAQKMHQQLFSAHTEF, translated from the coding sequence TTGACTTCTCTACTCGAACCACCATTTGAACTCGAACAAGAATGGCAACATCGAAATGACGATGAACATAAAATAAGGCGTGATGACCACCGTAGTCCGTATCAGCGTGACCGTGCGCGAGTGCTTCACTCTGCTGCTTTTCGCCGCCTACAAGCAAAAACCCAAGTGCACGGCACCACGGTCAATGATTTCCATCGTACTCGTCTAACTCACTCTCTTGAGGCCGCCCAACTTGGTACCGGTATCGTTGCCCAGCTGAAGAAAAAACAGCCTGAGTTTCGAGACCTACTACCCTCAGACAGTTTGATTGATTCACTGTGCTTGGCTCACGACATCGGCCACCCGCCTTATGGCCATGGTGGTGAAGTCGCACTCAACTACATGATGCGCGACCACGGCGGCTTTGAGGGCAATGCTCAAACGTTTCGCATTGTCACTCAATTAGAACCTTACACTGAACATCACGGGATGAATCTATCTCGACGCACTTTGTTGGGGCTGATTAAATACCCTTCACTACTGAGCGAAGTTCAAGCCAAGACTCAATCTCAACCTGTTAAACACCAACGACAGCTTCGAGCGCGAGATTGGATGCCAGCAAAAGGCATTTATGACCACGATGAAGAGTTATTCAACTGGGTACTTGAGCCACTTTCGAGTAACGACCAACAGCTTCTAAAACAGAAAAGAAAGTCGCACACCGAGCCACTTGAGCACAACAAAACCAAATATAAGTCACTTGATTGTTCGATCATGGAGTTGGCCGATGACATCGCATATGGCGTGCATGATTTGGAAGATGCGATTGTGCTAGGTTCAGTGACTAAAGCTCAATGGGTCGATTCTGCATACCCTCAGCTCAGAGAAATGGCTGACCCTTGGATTTGTGAGCACTTAGATTCAATTACAGAGATGCTGTTCTCTGGTGAGCAGTACCGTCGAAAGGATGCGATTGGTGGGATAGTCAACGCACTGTTGACCAGTATCTCGATTAAGCGGGTAGATGCTAGCTTTGAGAATGTGCTGTTGGCTTACAATGCCGTGCTTGAACCGAGCATGGACGCCACACTCGATAAGCTGAAGCACTTTGTCAGCGAGTTCGTGATTCAAGTCCCTCAAGTTCAGGTCATCGAATACAAGGGCCAACAGATCATCATGGATATGTTTGAAGCATTCAGCGCCGATCCTGAACGCTTGTTGCCTCTGCCCATAAAGAAGCAATGGCAACAGCATCACGATGAATCAAAAAAGATGCGCGTGATAGCAGATTACATCTCATCAATGACCGATGATCTTGCGCAGAAAATGCATCAGCAACTGTTCTCAGCTCATACCGAGTTTTAA
- the rrtA gene encoding rhombosortase codes for MYPVLIFTSLLCVLFQFEPIQAWVVWDSNAIAEGQWWRILTGNFSHTNTSHLLMNLAGLWIISYLFQPSKKQLAVALLVISLVNGVALLLSTIQIYVGLSGTLHGLFGLFALREALNGRKSSWLLVFGLVAKIAWEQLVGPSSTTGELINARVAIEAHRAGALAGGFMAVVSFLMNKKTDQS; via the coding sequence GTGTACCCTGTTTTAATTTTCACTTCACTTTTATGCGTCTTATTCCAATTTGAGCCAATACAAGCTTGGGTCGTTTGGGATAGCAATGCGATTGCCGAAGGGCAATGGTGGCGGATCCTAACAGGAAACTTTTCACATACCAACACCTCGCACCTTCTGATGAATCTAGCAGGCTTGTGGATCATCAGCTATCTGTTTCAACCGAGCAAAAAACAGCTTGCGGTTGCTTTGCTTGTGATTAGCTTAGTGAATGGAGTCGCTCTGCTGCTTTCGACTATTCAGATCTATGTCGGCCTATCTGGCACTTTGCATGGGTTGTTTGGCTTATTTGCGCTCAGAGAAGCTTTAAACGGTAGGAAATCTAGTTGGCTGTTAGTGTTCGGATTAGTCGCAAAGATTGCTTGGGAGCAGCTTGTTGGCCCTTCTAGCACGACAGGCGAACTGATTAATGCGCGTGTCGCCATTGAAGCCCACCGAGCAGGTGCACTGGCCGGGGGCTTCATGGCTGTAGTTTCATTTCTAATGAATAAAAAAACGGATCAAAGCTGA
- a CDS encoding isochorismate synthase produces the protein MSHFQQTISALIERVQNAQASEVRCVEVLTQKPSFAFIEWLHAQPLFPKFYWQSRDTREEVVALGQLHTFSDPAPAYAILGEDQRIWGGRSFDGHTAKNRRCMESFFFLPQVELIRFDNTWSLAVNLSPDRVASINALNKLSVEAAILAPLSAHIEQIDHVPEREQWGNLVDKVLQGISDEEYKKVVLARKTTLQLDAPICAAQLLKASYLQNHHSFHFMLVLDSKHSFIGSTPERLYSRHGTELDTEALAGTIGRGENATEDMELANWLSQDSKNLNENQYVVDDIIERLTPHSQTVHVEKDARLVRLRKVQHLKRNIHAQLKNGINGVQLLAALQPTAAVAGLPRKEAMDFILEHEPFARGWYAGSVGYISHQRAEFCVAIRSALVVNDQVQLFAGAGIVPGSVAEHEWQELNKKMSTLLSLISDHPPLGVAS, from the coding sequence TTGTCACATTTCCAGCAAACTATCTCCGCTTTGATTGAGCGAGTACAAAATGCCCAAGCAAGCGAAGTTCGTTGTGTTGAAGTTCTAACGCAAAAACCATCGTTTGCATTTATTGAATGGCTTCATGCTCAACCGCTCTTTCCTAAGTTCTACTGGCAGTCGCGCGATACTCGTGAAGAGGTCGTTGCACTCGGTCAACTGCATACTTTCTCCGATCCCGCTCCGGCGTACGCTATTCTTGGCGAAGACCAACGAATTTGGGGCGGACGTTCGTTTGATGGACATACCGCAAAGAACCGTCGTTGTATGGAATCGTTTTTCTTCCTTCCTCAGGTTGAATTGATCCGTTTTGACAATACATGGTCACTAGCCGTTAATTTGTCTCCGGATCGCGTTGCCTCCATTAACGCTTTGAATAAGCTTTCTGTAGAAGCGGCGATATTGGCACCTTTGTCGGCTCACATTGAACAGATTGACCACGTTCCAGAACGAGAACAGTGGGGTAATTTGGTCGATAAAGTGCTTCAGGGCATTAGCGACGAAGAGTACAAGAAAGTTGTTTTAGCGCGTAAAACCACGTTGCAGCTTGATGCGCCAATCTGTGCGGCTCAATTACTTAAAGCCAGTTATCTGCAAAATCATCACAGTTTTCACTTTATGTTGGTGCTGGATTCGAAACACAGCTTTATCGGTTCGACGCCAGAGCGCTTGTATAGCCGACATGGTACTGAGCTTGATACCGAAGCGCTAGCGGGAACCATTGGTCGCGGGGAGAACGCAACCGAGGATATGGAGTTAGCCAACTGGCTTTCTCAAGACAGCAAGAACCTCAATGAAAACCAATATGTAGTCGACGATATCATTGAGCGCCTGACACCTCATTCCCAAACGGTGCATGTTGAAAAAGATGCCCGTCTTGTGCGTCTGCGTAAGGTGCAGCATTTGAAGCGCAATATTCACGCTCAACTTAAAAATGGTATCAACGGTGTTCAGTTGCTTGCAGCATTGCAGCCAACCGCTGCTGTAGCAGGTCTACCGCGTAAAGAGGCGATGGACTTTATTCTTGAACATGAACCGTTTGCACGAGGTTGGTATGCCGGTTCAGTCGGTTACATTAGCCATCAACGTGCGGAGTTCTGTGTGGCAATTCGAAGTGCATTGGTTGTAAACGATCAAGTACAGCTGTTTGCGGGCGCGGGGATCGTGCCGGGATCGGTTGCTGAGCATGAGTGGCAAGAATTGAACAAAAAAATGTCGACCTTACTGAGCTTAATTTCAGATCACCCACCGCTGGGTGTGGCATCATGA
- a CDS encoding pyridoxal phosphate-dependent aminotransferase, translated as MQNIGMSSKLNSVCYEIRGPVLKHAKRMEEEGHKILKLNIGNPAPFGFDAPDEILVDVIRNLPTSQGYCDSKGIYSARKAVVQHYQKKGLRNLDVEDVYIGNGASELIVMSMQALLDNGDEILVPAPDYPLWTASVALSGGTPVHYMCDEDADWYPDLDDMRAKISPKTRGIVLINPNNPTGAVYSRDFLLQVVEIAREHGLIIFADEIYDKVLYDGAVHTSVATLAEDVLMVTFNGLSKAYRVCGFRGGWMFLTGPKHIAKGYVEGLEMLASMRLCANVPMQHAIQTALGGYQSINELILPGGRLLEQRDRAWELINKIPGVSCVKPKGAMYLFPKIDTNMYNIKDDQKFVLDFLKQEKVLLVQGTGFNWPKPDHFRIVTLPHIEDLEIAIGRLERFLQTYSQDDIVEG; from the coding sequence ATGCAAAATATCGGGATGTCGTCAAAACTCAACAGCGTATGCTACGAAATCAGGGGGCCTGTACTCAAACATGCTAAGCGCATGGAAGAAGAAGGGCATAAAATACTGAAGCTTAATATTGGTAACCCCGCCCCATTTGGTTTTGACGCCCCTGATGAAATCCTTGTTGACGTAATCCGTAACCTGCCGACATCTCAGGGTTACTGTGACTCAAAAGGCATCTATTCAGCCCGCAAAGCGGTTGTTCAGCACTACCAGAAAAAAGGCCTACGTAACCTTGATGTAGAAGACGTTTACATTGGTAACGGCGCATCAGAGCTTATCGTTATGTCTATGCAGGCGCTACTGGATAATGGTGATGAAATATTAGTTCCCGCTCCGGACTACCCACTATGGACAGCGTCTGTTGCGCTTTCTGGTGGTACACCGGTTCACTACATGTGTGATGAAGATGCTGATTGGTATCCAGATTTAGACGACATGCGCGCGAAGATCTCACCAAAGACGCGCGGCATCGTTCTTATCAACCCAAACAACCCAACAGGCGCGGTTTACAGCCGTGATTTCCTGTTACAAGTTGTTGAGATTGCTCGTGAGCACGGTTTGATCATCTTCGCTGATGAAATCTACGACAAAGTACTTTACGACGGTGCGGTACACACTTCAGTTGCAACGCTTGCCGAAGATGTATTAATGGTCACATTCAATGGCCTGTCTAAAGCTTACCGTGTATGCGGCTTCCGTGGTGGTTGGATGTTCTTAACAGGTCCGAAACACATAGCGAAAGGCTACGTTGAAGGGCTAGAAATGCTGGCCTCGATGCGTTTATGTGCCAACGTACCGATGCAGCATGCCATCCAAACGGCACTGGGTGGTTATCAGAGTATCAATGAATTGATTCTTCCTGGTGGTCGACTACTCGAACAACGTGATCGTGCATGGGAACTGATCAACAAGATCCCTGGCGTTTCTTGTGTGAAACCAAAAGGCGCGATGTACCTATTCCCTAAGATCGACACCAACATGTACAACATCAAAGACGATCAGAAGTTTGTGCTCGATTTCCTTAAACAAGAGAAGGTGCTACTAGTTCAAGGTACTGGCTTCAACTGGCCGAAGCCGGATCACTTCCGCATCGTGACTCTACCGCACATCGAAGATCTAGAAATCGCGATTGGTCGTCTAGAGCGCTTCTTACAGACCTACAGCCAAGACGACATCGTCGAAGGTTAA
- the yfbR gene encoding 5'-deoxynucleotidase, with amino-acid sequence MKQSHFFAHLARMKLIQRWPLMRSVSSENISEHSLQVAFVAHALALIKNKKFNGQLNPEHIALLGMYHDTSEVLTGDLPTPVKYYNPDIAQEYKKIEAAAEQRLLSMLPEEFQDDFAPFLISGTANKEEQNIVKQADTICAYLKCLEELSAGNHEYEQAKRRLEETLEQRKSPEMDYFLTTFAPSFELSLDEIS; translated from the coding sequence ATGAAACAGAGCCATTTCTTCGCCCATCTCGCGCGCATGAAGCTTATCCAACGCTGGCCTTTGATGCGCTCAGTCTCAAGCGAGAACATTTCAGAACATAGCCTACAGGTGGCTTTCGTCGCACATGCCTTGGCATTGATTAAAAATAAGAAGTTTAATGGTCAGCTCAACCCTGAGCACATTGCGCTGCTTGGTATGTACCATGATACTAGCGAGGTGTTAACTGGGGATTTACCGACACCGGTCAAATACTACAATCCAGACATTGCGCAAGAGTACAAGAAGATAGAAGCGGCAGCAGAGCAAAGACTGCTTTCAATGTTGCCTGAAGAGTTCCAAGACGACTTCGCACCCTTTCTAATTTCAGGAACAGCAAATAAAGAAGAGCAAAACATCGTTAAGCAAGCCGACACCATCTGTGCTTACCTAAAATGCTTGGAAGAACTCAGCGCGGGCAATCATGAATACGAACAAGCTAAGCGCAGGTTGGAAGAGACTCTCGAACAGCGTAAAAGCCCTGAAATGGACTACTTTCTCACCACATTTGCGCCAAGCTTTGAATTATCACTAGACGAGATAAGCTAG